TAGTCATTCTTTTTTTATTCTCACCATACAAATAAATTAAAATCAAGGGGGTGTTTTGAATGGTTAGAGTCGCAATCAACGGATTTGGCAGGATAGGAAGATTGGTTTTCAGGGCAGGCTACAAGGACAAGAATATTGAATTTGTGGCAGTAAACGATCTTGGCGATGCGAAGACAATGGCCCATCTTCTGAAATACGATTCTATACATGGATTGTTCCCTGGAAAAGTAGAGGTAAAAGACAACAATCTTGTTGTTGATGGAAAGGAAATAAAATTCCTGTCTGAAAAAGACCCTGAAAAAATGCCATGGAAAGAGCTTAAAGTTGATGTTGTTGTTGAAAGCACAGGCATCTTCACAACAAGGGAAGGCGCTTCAAAGCATATCAAGGCAGGAGCTAAAAAAGTCCTGATATCTGCTCCGGTAAAAGGCGAGGAGAAAGTGCAGACAATTGTACGCGGCGTTAATGACAATAAATGCGCTGGAAATGATTTAATTTCAAATGCATCATGCACAACAAACAGCCTTATTCCTGTTGTTTCTGTTTTGCAGTCGAAGTTTGGAATTGAAGCGGGCCTGATGA
This Candidatus Woesearchaeota archaeon DNA region includes the following protein-coding sequences:
- the gap gene encoding type I glyceraldehyde-3-phosphate dehydrogenase, whose protein sequence is MVRVAINGFGRIGRLVFRAGYKDKNIEFVAVNDLGDAKTMAHLLKYDSIHGLFPGKVEVKDNNLVVDGKEIKFLSEKDPEKMPWKELKVDVVVESTGIFTTREGASKHIKAGAKKVLISAPVKGEEKVQTIVRGVNDNKCAGNDLISNASCTTNSLIPVVSVLQSKFGIEAGLMTTIHSYTNDQKILDLPHSDLRRARAAAINIIPTSTGAAKASSEVIPELKGKMDGYAVRVPTPDGSLTDLTVLLKKETTAEEINKAMKEASETYLKGVLQYTEEPIVSTDIIGNPHSSIFDASLTKVIGRLAKVCAWYDNEWGFSMRMIETIKLMAK